The Actinosynnema mirum DSM 43827 genomic interval GCCGCGTCCGCGCTGAGCGGGGACCGGTGGCGGTTCACACGACAGGAGACTCTGGCGAGAGTGGCGTCGCAACGACTCAAGCGCGGTGTGCGTGGGGCACTGGCCGCCACGGCGGTGGCCGTGGCGGCTGTGGGCATCACGCCGGTCTCGGCCGGGGCCCAGCCCGCCACCGCCTCCGACGCGTTGAAGAAGTACAACGAGCTGGGCGAGCAGGCCACCAAGCTCAACGAGGAGCTGCTCCGCGCGCAGGAGCAGGAGAAGAACAACCAGGCCGAGCTGGACAAGGCCAAGGGCGAGGTCGACACCGCGACCAAGGCCGGTGACGCGGCCCGCGCCGACGAGGAGAAGTTCCGCAGCCGGGTCGACCGGCTCACCGAGGCGTCCTTCGAGGGCGCGCGGTTCAACCAGCTGTCCGCGCTGCTGGTCAGCGACTCGCAGCAGGACTTCCTCAACCGCATGTCCGCGCTGGGCGTCCTGGCCATGGACAACGGCGAGGCGCTGGAGGAGCTGTCCGGGGCCGTCCAGGCCGCCGACGCGGCGCGCGACACCGCCTCCGAGGCCGAGAAGCGCGCGCAGACCGCGACGGACGAGGCGAAGAAGATCGCCGACGACGTGCGCAAGCGCAAGGAGGACCTCGACAAGCAGCGCACCGAGGTCAAGGCGCAGCTCAACCGGCTGACCTCCGCCGAGCGCACCAACCTGGGCAGCGTCGGCAGCGTGCCGACCAACGTGAACTACCCGGCGGGCGCCGC includes:
- a CDS encoding C40 family peptidase gives rise to the protein MASQRLKRGVRGALAATAVAVAAVGITPVSAGAQPATASDALKKYNELGEQATKLNEELLRAQEQEKNNQAELDKAKGEVDTATKAGDAARADEEKFRSRVDRLTEASFEGARFNQLSALLVSDSQQDFLNRMSALGVLAMDNGEALEELSGAVQAADAARDTASEAEKRAQTATDEAKKIADDVRKRKEDLDKQRTEVKAQLNRLTSAERTNLGSVGSVPTNVNYPAGAAGAALSFAMSQIGDMYQYGATGPNVWDCSGLVMKAYASAGVSIPRTSQGQAGVGRAVTRAEAQAGDIVVYNGGMHVGMAVSNSQVVHASTDGVPVKVVPFNNPGSIYAIRRIG